The genomic region TAATAGCAATTGCCGCATCGTGCAAATCTTTAATTTGTCCTGTCGCCATATCTGCAAGCGCTTTTTCGGAGGTTTGTTGCAAGGTATTAACATCATCAATTGTTTGTTTAAGCGTTTGGGTAAAATCAGGTCCATCATATTTTGCGCCATTGGCTTTGTTTCCAGCACTTGAAATGCTATTTATATCAGTATGAAGTATGTCACTTTTGATAACGCCAAATTGAATATCTGC from Helicobacter himalayensis harbors:
- the fliE gene encoding flagellar hook-basal body complex protein FliE, giving the protein MADIQFGVIKSDILHTDINSISSAGNKANGAKYDGPDFTQTLKQTIDDVNTLQQTSEKALADMATGQIKDLHDAAIAISKAENSMKVMLEVRNKAINAYKEIMRTQV